Proteins encoded by one window of Myxococcus guangdongensis:
- a CDS encoding DUF2760 domain-containing protein: protein MTDPSASLSFFARFWLAWLCFWRCLVSGDFARAVLPASRAYDAGQLNLLPSGEATPAPPAPAVKPPEPPPALPPEREHASALTLLAMLQREGRLVDFLQENVAAYSDAEVGAACRTVHEGCRKVLGQYFTVKPVLPESEGASVTVPAGFDAQRIRLTGNVTGTPPHTGALRHHGWVTTEVKFPAVSTAMDPRVLAPAEVELA from the coding sequence ATGACTGACCCGTCCGCCTCCCTGTCGTTCTTCGCGCGGTTCTGGCTCGCCTGGCTCTGCTTCTGGCGCTGCCTCGTCTCCGGAGACTTCGCCCGCGCCGTGCTTCCGGCCAGCCGGGCCTACGACGCCGGACAGCTGAACCTGCTCCCCTCCGGTGAGGCCACGCCCGCCCCCCCGGCCCCGGCGGTGAAGCCCCCCGAGCCGCCCCCCGCCCTGCCGCCCGAGCGCGAGCACGCCAGCGCCCTGACGCTGCTGGCGATGCTGCAGCGGGAGGGGCGGCTGGTGGACTTCCTCCAGGAGAACGTGGCCGCCTACTCGGACGCCGAGGTGGGGGCCGCGTGCCGCACCGTCCATGAGGGGTGCCGCAAGGTGCTCGGCCAGTACTTCACCGTGAAGCCGGTGCTGCCCGAGTCGGAGGGCGCGTCGGTGACGGTGCCCGCGGGCTTCGACGCCCAGCGCATCCGCCTCACCGGCAACGTGACGGGCACCCCGCCCCACACCGGGGCGCTGCGCCACCATGGTTGGGTGACGACGGAAGTGAAGTTCCCGGCGGTGAGCACCGCCATGGACCCGCGAGTGCTTGCTCCGGCGGAAGTCGAGCTCGCCTGA
- a CDS encoding ABC transporter permease, with the protein MNAEVSTAQPPPVAEDARAPDAPGTLALQWATVRVLMARDVVRFFRQPSRVVGALAQPILFWFVIGSGFAGSFRVEGAQGLGYQQFFFPGVVTMVLLFSAIFATITVIEDRREGFLQAVLAGPGSRLAVVLGKALGSSAIALMQASLFLLLAPLAGVSAATLNLPLLVSVMVLTALALTGMGMALAWWVRSSAGYHAVMSIVMLPMWVLSGAMFPLKGADTWLSWVMVLNPMRFSVEGVRRALYGAEASVAVGSPLSGAGWEVPVLLAFATVFLGLAAVSVSRRE; encoded by the coding sequence ATGAACGCCGAGGTTTCCACCGCGCAGCCGCCCCCTGTGGCCGAGGACGCGCGGGCTCCGGATGCTCCGGGCACGCTGGCCCTGCAGTGGGCGACGGTGCGGGTGCTGATGGCGCGCGACGTGGTGCGCTTCTTCCGTCAGCCCAGCCGCGTCGTGGGCGCGCTGGCGCAGCCCATCCTGTTCTGGTTCGTCATCGGCTCGGGCTTCGCGGGTTCGTTCCGCGTCGAGGGCGCGCAGGGGCTGGGCTACCAGCAGTTCTTCTTCCCGGGCGTCGTCACCATGGTGCTGCTGTTCAGCGCCATCTTCGCCACGATTACGGTCATCGAGGACCGCCGCGAGGGCTTCCTCCAGGCGGTGCTCGCGGGGCCGGGCTCGCGGCTGGCGGTGGTGCTGGGCAAGGCGCTGGGCTCGTCCGCGATCGCGCTGATGCAGGCGTCCTTGTTCCTGCTGCTGGCGCCGCTGGCGGGCGTGAGCGCGGCCACCCTGAACCTGCCGCTGCTCGTGTCGGTGATGGTGCTGACGGCGCTGGCGCTGACAGGCATGGGCATGGCGCTGGCGTGGTGGGTGCGCTCGAGCGCGGGCTACCACGCGGTGATGAGCATCGTGATGCTGCCCATGTGGGTGCTGTCCGGGGCCATGTTCCCGCTGAAGGGCGCGGACACCTGGCTGTCGTGGGTGATGGTGCTCAACCCGATGCGCTTCTCGGTGGAGGGCGTGCGGCGCGCGCTGTACGGTGCCGAGGCGTCCGTGGCGGTGGGCTCGCCCCTGTCCGGCGCGGGCTGGGAGGTGCCGGTGCTGCTGGCGTTCGCGACGGTGTTCCTGGGGCTGGCGGCGGTGAGCGTCAGCCGGCGCGAATAG
- a CDS encoding tetratricopeptide repeat protein: protein MSTSPSKTLSPAELAKLEHAFASDPSSAAYKPLAEAYLSMGRFMEAMVVCKKGVKAHPNAADPRLLLARVYAEQGKDKKALEEALGALQVQPEDKGALRMAGALQLKTGEAEPGKANLLKAYSVDPGDPDTVTLLQQHKIDPPRPAAPPAPVAAPPVLAPTATQQSAASLASGVAATAGTSEPVATPKPAATPRAPSGPSAPVRAEPAAQRQAPAQPRRPQPVVADEVEDDDEDDSPRGRRNSQQGGGKGKWVTVALLGALVLFIPGYMMYTRHTRNVARELKKHLEASAELLKRDSFDSYKKACEEADKALEVNSDSGLAHGYLAYAYAIRWGEHGGGDEARRRAEEHLAAGMKAGDVSSQLIAAEALVQTYGGKGKEALGKLEETVKGLDAQGRSSSLLYLTLGLIQMNAGDLDRGRDSLERAQVLAPDDPRIYSGLGAVYRRLGQDNTAWKNYDLALRYEKDHPESLLGRSLLMLDQDAPNYPMVQSMLKKLLDAEPPPSPRQLAAAHMARSLLVSRVSAALPNEKPDTQQKLVEATGVPLDAQKARAEMLKSEETGFTLDKQNPDLHLIKGRRLLTEGNFDLAAEEIRKAIRVDGSRAQFHVELAKALMGKQGGEKEAAEALQTALKTMGDSPKLVVMLGNALRRQGKLDDALKQYERAVKDPKAKNPEARLAMGAIYRERSDWTNAQTQLEKASQEFVGQPERSAIALTELARVYQGKGDAAKADETYQRALNADEAFSPAYYFYATLLSKDAKQGPKAKMLAQEYLKRDPSGEHATAARSLSGG, encoded by the coding sequence ATGTCTACCTCCCCTTCGAAGACGTTGAGCCCGGCAGAGCTCGCGAAGCTCGAACACGCGTTCGCTTCCGATCCCTCGTCCGCCGCCTACAAGCCTCTAGCCGAAGCGTACCTGAGCATGGGCCGCTTCATGGAGGCGATGGTCGTCTGCAAGAAGGGCGTCAAGGCGCACCCGAACGCTGCCGACCCTCGCCTGTTGCTCGCCCGCGTGTACGCGGAGCAGGGCAAGGACAAGAAGGCCCTGGAAGAGGCGCTCGGCGCGCTCCAGGTCCAACCCGAGGACAAGGGCGCGCTGCGCATGGCCGGCGCCCTCCAGCTGAAGACGGGTGAAGCCGAGCCCGGCAAGGCGAACCTCCTCAAGGCCTACAGCGTGGACCCGGGAGATCCGGACACCGTCACGCTGCTCCAGCAGCACAAGATCGACCCGCCGCGTCCGGCCGCGCCCCCGGCGCCCGTCGCCGCGCCGCCCGTGCTCGCGCCCACCGCCACGCAGCAGTCCGCCGCGTCGCTGGCCAGTGGCGTCGCCGCCACCGCGGGCACCTCCGAGCCTGTCGCCACGCCCAAGCCCGCGGCCACGCCGCGCGCGCCCTCGGGTCCTTCGGCGCCGGTGCGCGCCGAGCCGGCCGCCCAGCGCCAGGCCCCGGCCCAGCCCCGCCGCCCGCAGCCGGTGGTGGCGGACGAGGTCGAGGACGACGACGAGGACGACTCGCCCCGTGGCCGCCGCAACTCGCAGCAGGGTGGGGGCAAGGGCAAGTGGGTGACGGTGGCGCTGTTGGGCGCCCTGGTGCTCTTCATCCCCGGCTACATGATGTACACGCGGCACACCCGCAACGTCGCCCGGGAGCTGAAGAAGCACCTGGAGGCGTCCGCGGAGCTGCTCAAGCGCGACTCCTTCGACAGCTACAAGAAGGCGTGTGAGGAGGCCGACAAGGCGCTGGAGGTGAACTCCGACTCCGGCCTGGCCCATGGCTACCTGGCGTACGCCTACGCCATCCGCTGGGGCGAGCACGGTGGCGGCGACGAAGCGCGCCGCCGCGCCGAGGAGCACCTGGCCGCGGGCATGAAGGCGGGCGACGTCAGCTCGCAGCTCATCGCGGCCGAGGCGCTCGTGCAGACCTACGGTGGCAAGGGCAAGGAGGCCCTGGGCAAGCTGGAGGAGACGGTGAAGGGCCTGGACGCCCAGGGGCGCTCCAGCTCGCTGCTCTACCTGACGCTCGGCCTCATCCAGATGAACGCCGGTGACCTGGACCGCGGCCGCGACTCGCTGGAGCGCGCCCAGGTGCTCGCGCCGGACGACCCGCGCATCTACTCGGGCCTGGGCGCGGTGTACCGCCGGCTGGGCCAGGACAACACGGCCTGGAAGAACTACGACCTGGCCCTGCGCTACGAGAAGGACCACCCGGAGTCGCTCTTGGGTCGCTCCCTCTTGATGCTGGACCAGGACGCGCCCAACTACCCCATGGTCCAGTCCATGCTGAAGAAGCTGCTGGACGCCGAGCCGCCGCCGTCGCCCCGTCAGCTCGCCGCCGCGCACATGGCGCGCTCGCTGCTGGTCAGCCGCGTCTCCGCGGCGCTGCCCAACGAGAAGCCGGACACGCAGCAGAAGCTGGTGGAGGCCACGGGCGTGCCGCTGGACGCGCAGAAGGCGCGCGCGGAGATGCTCAAGAGCGAGGAGACGGGCTTCACGCTCGACAAGCAGAACCCGGACCTGCACCTCATCAAGGGCCGCCGGTTGCTCACCGAGGGCAACTTCGACCTGGCCGCCGAGGAGATCCGCAAGGCCATCCGCGTGGACGGCTCGCGCGCCCAGTTCCACGTCGAGCTGGCCAAGGCCCTCATGGGCAAGCAGGGCGGCGAGAAGGAAGCCGCCGAGGCGCTCCAGACGGCCCTCAAGACGATGGGCGACAGTCCCAAGCTGGTGGTCATGCTGGGCAACGCCTTGCGCCGCCAGGGCAAGCTGGATGACGCGCTCAAGCAGTACGAGCGCGCGGTGAAGGACCCCAAGGCGAAGAACCCCGAGGCCCGCCTGGCCATGGGCGCCATCTACCGTGAGCGCTCCGACTGGACGAACGCGCAGACGCAGCTGGAGAAGGCGAGCCAGGAGTTCGTCGGCCAGCCCGAGCGCTCGGCGATTGCGCTCACGGAGCTGGCGCGCGTCTACCAGGGCAAGGGCGACGCGGCGAAGGCGGACGAGACGTACCAGCGCGCCCTCAACGCCGACGAGGCCTTCTCCCCGGCGTACTACTTCTACGCCACGCTGCTCTCCAAGGACGCCAAGCAGGGGCCCAAGGCGAAGATGCTGGCGCAGGAGTACCTCAAGCGCGACCCGAGCGGCGAGCACGCCACCGCGGCGCGCTCCCTCTCCGGGGGGTGA
- a CDS encoding Hsp70 family protein codes for MARYSIGIDLGTTHSAVSYFNLEDGKPRGRSQSMLPIPQLTAPGTVEARPLLPSFLYLPAAQEFPPGSLALPWNPDASSVIGELARSHGAKVPTRLVSSPKSWLSHPGVDRRSPLLPWQAPEDVQRVSPLDASARFLRHLKEAWDSTFAQGREEAGNQLARQDVIVTVPASFDAAARELTLEAAKAAGIEHLTLLEEPQAALYAWLEAMGETFRQQVKPGEVILVVDVGGGTSDFSVITVKDRDGEVELLRVAVGDHILLGGDNMDLALAHTLNQRLAAEGKKLDPWQFNALTHGCRQAKETLYADTSLDKVPISIPGRGSSLIGGTLRTELTREELDRVLTDGFFPVTPLAELPRTARRTGLAQMALPYAQDAGVSRHLAAFLTRQAQALKSSHDAPVDVGDKSFLHPTAVLFNGGVFKAGPLKARVMEVLNLWLRADGGQPAKELEGADLDLSVARGAAYYGWVRQGNGLRIRGGTARAYYVGVESSMPAVPGFEPPVKALCVAPFGMEEGTQADVPPQEFGLVTGEPTSFRFFSSSMRRDDRVGMMVEDVADELAKGEMEELAPIETTMPGQPAAFGDLTPVNLQAAVTEVGTLELRCLEKGGDGRWKLELNVRMKE; via the coding sequence ATGGCCCGCTATTCCATCGGCATCGACCTTGGCACCACCCACTCGGCGGTGTCGTACTTCAATCTCGAGGACGGCAAGCCTCGGGGCCGCTCGCAGTCCATGCTGCCCATCCCGCAACTGACGGCGCCCGGTACCGTGGAGGCCCGTCCGCTCTTGCCCTCCTTCTTGTACCTGCCCGCGGCGCAGGAGTTCCCACCCGGGAGCCTCGCGCTGCCGTGGAACCCGGACGCGTCCTCGGTCATCGGCGAGCTGGCGCGCTCGCACGGGGCCAAGGTGCCCACGCGGCTGGTGTCCTCGCCCAAGAGCTGGCTGTCGCACCCGGGCGTGGACCGGCGCTCGCCGCTCTTGCCCTGGCAGGCGCCGGAGGACGTGCAGCGGGTGTCCCCGCTGGATGCGTCCGCCCGGTTCCTTCGCCACCTCAAGGAGGCGTGGGACTCCACCTTCGCCCAGGGGCGCGAGGAGGCCGGCAACCAGCTGGCCCGTCAGGACGTCATCGTCACCGTCCCCGCCTCGTTCGACGCGGCGGCGCGCGAGCTGACGCTGGAGGCGGCCAAGGCGGCGGGCATCGAACACCTCACCTTGTTGGAGGAGCCGCAGGCCGCGCTGTACGCGTGGCTGGAGGCGATGGGCGAGACGTTCCGCCAGCAGGTGAAGCCCGGCGAGGTCATCCTGGTGGTGGACGTGGGCGGCGGCACGTCCGACTTCTCCGTCATCACCGTGAAGGACCGGGACGGCGAGGTGGAGCTGCTGCGCGTGGCGGTGGGCGACCACATCCTGCTGGGCGGCGACAACATGGACCTGGCGCTGGCGCACACGCTCAACCAGCGCCTGGCGGCCGAGGGCAAGAAGCTGGACCCGTGGCAGTTCAACGCCCTCACCCATGGATGCCGGCAGGCGAAGGAGACGCTGTACGCGGACACCTCGCTGGACAAGGTGCCCATCTCCATCCCGGGCCGGGGCTCGTCGCTCATCGGCGGCACGCTGCGCACGGAGCTGACGCGCGAGGAGCTGGACCGGGTCCTCACCGACGGCTTCTTCCCGGTGACGCCGCTGGCGGAGCTGCCTCGCACCGCGCGGCGCACGGGCCTGGCGCAGATGGCGCTGCCCTACGCGCAGGACGCGGGCGTGTCGCGGCACCTGGCGGCCTTCCTCACCCGGCAGGCGCAGGCGCTGAAGTCCAGCCACGACGCGCCGGTGGACGTGGGCGACAAGTCCTTCCTGCACCCGACGGCGGTGCTCTTCAACGGTGGCGTCTTCAAGGCCGGGCCGCTCAAGGCGCGCGTCATGGAGGTGCTCAACCTGTGGCTGAGGGCGGACGGCGGCCAGCCGGCGAAGGAGCTGGAGGGCGCGGACCTGGACCTCTCGGTGGCGCGCGGCGCGGCGTATTACGGCTGGGTGCGCCAGGGGAACGGCCTGCGCATCCGCGGCGGCACGGCGCGCGCGTACTACGTGGGCGTGGAGTCGTCGATGCCGGCGGTGCCGGGCTTCGAGCCTCCGGTGAAGGCGCTGTGCGTGGCGCCCTTCGGCATGGAGGAGGGCACGCAGGCGGACGTGCCGCCGCAGGAGTTCGGGCTCGTCACGGGGGAGCCCACGAGCTTCCGCTTCTTCTCCTCGTCGATGCGGCGCGATGACCGCGTCGGAATGATGGTGGAGGACGTGGCGGACGAGCTGGCGAAGGGGGAGATGGAGGAGCTGGCCCCCATCGAGACCACCATGCCCGGACAGCCCGCGGCCTTCGGCGATTTGACGCCCGTCAACCTGCAGGCGGCGGTGACGGAGGTCGGGACGCTGGAGCTGCGGTGCCTGGAGAAAGGTGGCGACGGACGTTGGAAGCTGGAGCTCAACGTCCGCATGAAGGAGTAG
- a CDS encoding Hsp70 family protein: MRIVGIDLGTTHCAVASVDPARGASAPVEDFPVSQLVRQGEVAPRALLPSTVYVPAGHELSAESLRLPWGDDGGPWVVGELARWQGSRVPGRLIASAKSWLCHPGVDRSAPILPWGAPADVAKLSPVDASALLLTHLARAWDFAHPEAPLSQQEVVITVPASFDEAARALTVSAARKAGLEKFTLLEEPQAAFYDYTARHRSDLEQTLSHVRLVLVVDVGGGTTDFTLVHAGVSPEGPMLRRLAVGDHLMLGGDNMDAALARRVEEKLFSDGRRLSATQWTQAIQAARTAKEALLGKAPPEKYGVSLVGEGSRLLGGTLSSELSREEAHALVLDGFFPRTPPTERPRRAARMALQELGLPYVQDAAVTRHLAAFLAQHAAAGFAALGETPAFEGALPRPDAILLNGGVFNSPWISERLVEAVSGWWPDAPRISLLRHESLELAVARGAAYYGLVRRGHGLRIGGGAARAYYVGLQRPADSAEQPALCLIPRGFEEGQKVELGERPFTLTLGRPVQFQLYSTTSDRIDKPGDLVPLAEDLKPLPPIHTLLKGAAGKVAEVPVHLQAALTEIGTLELYCVSDVADERWRLEFELRGTGGSHELTVTESMPARFVEAKDNIERVYGNKPLPLGPKDVKQLGRTLEKALGPRETWRVPVLREMWSTLYAGASKRRRTEDHERVFYSLTGFSLRPGFGYPLDGWRAEQTFSLFDALVQHHTDKAVWTEFWVMWRRIAGGLTEARQQKLYAYLQPHLSRKVPPNAPAAGKLKGIQPEGLEEMVRTAASLEHLSLGDKAELGRWIAERLKAEAKSGGPWAWSLGRLGARVPLYGSSHKVVDVETTEAWLTLLLEMDLRKIDGAPFAAAQLARLTGDRTRDVDPALRERAAQALVAAKASETWVRMVREVVALEAADEARALGDTLPAGLRLS; the protein is encoded by the coding sequence ATGCGAATCGTCGGCATCGACCTGGGCACCACCCACTGCGCGGTGGCGTCCGTGGACCCCGCCCGGGGCGCGAGCGCGCCCGTGGAGGACTTCCCCGTCTCGCAGCTCGTCCGACAGGGGGAGGTGGCGCCGCGCGCGTTGCTTCCCTCCACCGTGTACGTGCCCGCGGGCCACGAGCTGAGCGCGGAGTCGCTGCGCCTGCCCTGGGGCGATGACGGCGGGCCGTGGGTGGTGGGAGAGCTGGCGCGCTGGCAGGGCTCGCGCGTGCCGGGCCGGCTGATCGCCAGCGCCAAGAGCTGGCTGTGTCACCCGGGCGTGGACCGCTCCGCGCCCATCCTCCCGTGGGGCGCGCCGGCGGACGTGGCGAAGCTGTCCCCCGTGGACGCCAGCGCGCTCCTGCTCACGCACCTGGCGCGCGCGTGGGACTTCGCGCACCCGGAAGCGCCGCTGTCGCAGCAGGAGGTCGTCATCACGGTCCCCGCCTCGTTCGACGAGGCCGCGCGCGCGCTCACCGTGAGCGCCGCTCGCAAGGCGGGGCTGGAGAAGTTCACGTTGTTGGAGGAGCCGCAGGCGGCCTTCTACGACTACACCGCGCGCCACCGCTCGGACCTGGAGCAGACGCTCTCGCACGTCCGGCTGGTGCTGGTGGTGGACGTGGGCGGCGGCACCACGGACTTCACGCTGGTGCACGCGGGGGTGTCGCCCGAGGGCCCCATGCTGCGGCGGCTCGCCGTGGGCGACCACCTGATGCTGGGGGGCGACAACATGGACGCGGCGCTGGCCCGGCGCGTGGAGGAGAAGCTCTTCTCCGACGGGCGGCGGCTGTCCGCCACGCAGTGGACGCAGGCCATCCAGGCCGCGCGCACCGCGAAGGAGGCGCTGCTGGGCAAGGCGCCTCCGGAGAAGTACGGCGTGTCGCTCGTGGGCGAGGGCAGCCGGCTGTTGGGGGGCACGCTGTCCTCCGAGCTGTCTCGCGAGGAGGCGCACGCGCTGGTGCTGGATGGGTTCTTCCCGCGCACGCCGCCCACGGAGCGGCCTCGCCGGGCCGCGCGCATGGCGCTCCAGGAGCTGGGCCTGCCGTACGTGCAGGACGCGGCGGTGACGCGCCACCTGGCGGCGTTCCTCGCGCAGCACGCGGCGGCGGGCTTCGCGGCGCTGGGCGAGACGCCCGCGTTCGAGGGGGCCCTCCCCCGCCCCGACGCCATCCTGCTCAACGGCGGCGTCTTCAACTCGCCCTGGATTTCGGAGCGGCTGGTGGAGGCCGTCTCGGGGTGGTGGCCGGACGCGCCGCGCATCTCGCTGTTGCGCCACGAGTCGCTGGAGCTCGCGGTGGCGCGGGGCGCGGCGTACTACGGACTGGTGCGGCGTGGGCATGGCCTGCGCATCGGCGGAGGCGCGGCGCGCGCGTACTACGTGGGCCTGCAGCGCCCCGCGGACAGCGCGGAGCAGCCCGCCCTGTGCCTCATCCCTCGCGGCTTCGAGGAGGGACAGAAGGTGGAGCTGGGCGAGCGCCCATTCACGCTCACCCTGGGCAGGCCCGTACAGTTCCAGCTCTACTCGACGACGAGCGACCGCATCGACAAGCCTGGAGACCTCGTGCCGCTGGCGGAGGACCTGAAGCCGCTGCCGCCCATCCACACGCTGCTCAAGGGGGCGGCGGGCAAGGTGGCGGAGGTGCCGGTGCACCTGCAGGCGGCGCTGACGGAGATTGGCACGCTGGAGCTGTACTGCGTCTCCGACGTCGCGGACGAGCGCTGGCGGCTGGAGTTCGAGCTGCGCGGCACGGGGGGCTCGCACGAGCTGACCGTCACCGAGTCCATGCCCGCGCGCTTCGTGGAGGCCAAGGACAACATCGAGCGCGTCTACGGCAACAAGCCGCTGCCGTTGGGTCCCAAGGACGTGAAGCAGTTGGGGCGGACGTTGGAGAAGGCGCTGGGGCCGCGCGAGACGTGGCGAGTGCCAGTGCTGCGCGAGATGTGGAGCACGCTGTACGCGGGCGCCAGCAAGCGCCGTCGCACCGAGGACCACGAGCGTGTGTTCTACAGCCTCACGGGCTTCTCGCTGCGCCCGGGCTTCGGCTATCCGCTGGATGGCTGGCGCGCGGAGCAGACCTTCAGCCTGTTCGACGCGCTGGTGCAGCACCACACGGACAAGGCGGTGTGGACGGAGTTCTGGGTGATGTGGCGGCGCATCGCCGGTGGGTTGACGGAGGCGCGGCAGCAGAAGCTCTACGCGTATCTGCAGCCGCACCTGTCGAGGAAAGTGCCACCCAACGCACCCGCCGCCGGCAAGCTCAAGGGCATCCAGCCCGAGGGGCTGGAGGAGATGGTGCGCACCGCGGCGTCACTTGAGCACCTGTCGCTTGGGGACAAGGCGGAGCTGGGCCGGTGGATCGCCGAGCGCCTGAAGGCCGAGGCGAAGTCCGGAGGCCCGTGGGCGTGGTCGCTGGGACGACTGGGCGCGCGCGTGCCGCTCTACGGCAGCAGCCACAAGGTCGTGGACGTGGAGACGACCGAGGCGTGGCTGACGCTCTTGCTGGAGATGGACCTGCGCAAGATCGACGGGGCGCCGTTCGCGGCGGCGCAGCTGGCGCGGCTCACCGGGGACAGGACCCGGGACGTGGACCCGGCGCTGCGCGAGCGCGCGGCCCAGGCGCTCGTCGCGGCCAAGGCGTCCGAGACGTGGGTGCGGATGGTGCGCGAGGTCGTGGCGCTGGAGGCGGCGGACGAAGCGCGCGCGCTCGGCGACACGCTGCCCGCGGGGCTCCGACTGTCCTGA
- the cyoE gene encoding heme o synthase codes for MIARAESVSTTASDLISLMKPRLSSLVLITTAGGMWLAPGPLSTGNALVTLLATAGTVGAANALNCYWERHSDKFMARTQNRPLPSGRMEPAVALWFGISLAAVSLPALALGANLLTAALGLLALLSYVLAYTPLKARTSVAMLVGAVPGALPPLMGWTAVTDRIDAGGFALFAILFLWQMPHFIAIALFRKEEYAAAGLKSVPIEHGDESSRAQIVLYLVALVPMTLLPFQLHIAGSWYLAAAVCLGLSFLGVGAWGFFRRLGKPWARQTFLFSLIYLTGLFAALSLDRVPRG; via the coding sequence TTGATCGCGCGTGCCGAGTCCGTGTCGACGACCGCGTCCGACCTGATCTCCCTGATGAAGCCCCGGCTCTCCAGCCTGGTCCTCATCACCACGGCCGGCGGCATGTGGCTGGCCCCAGGTCCTCTGTCCACGGGCAACGCCCTGGTGACGCTGCTGGCCACGGCCGGCACGGTGGGCGCGGCCAACGCGCTCAACTGCTACTGGGAGCGCCACAGCGACAAGTTCATGGCGCGCACCCAGAACCGCCCGCTGCCCTCCGGACGCATGGAGCCGGCGGTGGCGCTGTGGTTCGGCATCTCCCTGGCGGCGGTGTCCCTGCCGGCGCTGGCCCTGGGCGCGAATCTGCTGACGGCGGCGCTGGGCCTGCTCGCGCTGCTCAGCTACGTGCTGGCGTACACGCCGCTCAAGGCGCGCACCTCGGTGGCCATGCTGGTGGGCGCCGTCCCGGGCGCGCTGCCCCCGCTGATGGGCTGGACGGCGGTGACGGACCGCATCGACGCGGGCGGCTTCGCGCTCTTCGCCATCCTCTTCCTGTGGCAGATGCCGCACTTCATCGCCATCGCGCTGTTCCGCAAGGAGGAGTACGCGGCGGCGGGCCTCAAGTCGGTGCCCATCGAGCACGGCGACGAGTCCAGCCGCGCGCAGATCGTCCTCTACCTGGTGGCGCTGGTGCCCATGACGCTCTTGCCCTTCCAGCTCCACATCGCCGGCTCCTGGTACCTGGCGGCCGCGGTGTGCCTGGGGCTGAGCTTCCTGGGAGTGGGGGCGTGGGGGTTCTTCCGCCGGCTGGGGAAGCCCTGGGCGCGCCAGACGTTTCTCTTTTCGTTGATCTACCTCACCGGATTGTTCGCGGCGCTGAGCCTGGACCGCGTTCCCCGCGGCTAG
- a CDS encoding ABC transporter ATP-binding protein, protein MPDTSVHTPPPALLHLEGLTRRFKDRVAVDGLTLSVRSGEILGLLGPNGAGKSTTFQILAGLLAPDAGQVRFAGRELSLSDPALRRQMGIIFQRGSLDDLLTARENLMLGARLYGLTGERARERVESMLGLIGLLDRGDERVGTWSGGMRRRLELARALVHQPRVVLMDEPTQGLDEAAFRTFWAHLKRLRDAEGLTVLLTTHRADEAEVCDRLAVLDAGKLVACDTPAALAARMGGDILTVEALEPETLAREVREKLGVDAKVVEGRVQVEAQQGHALVPRLVESFPAGRMSSVALRRPTLADVFLQLTGRALGADVPAVEAAPRRRR, encoded by the coding sequence ATGCCTGATACCTCGGTTCACACCCCTCCACCCGCGCTGCTCCACCTCGAGGGACTGACCCGACGGTTCAAGGACCGCGTGGCCGTGGACGGCCTCACGCTGTCGGTGCGGTCCGGCGAAATCCTGGGCCTGTTGGGCCCCAACGGCGCCGGCAAGTCCACCACCTTCCAGATTCTGGCCGGCCTGCTCGCGCCCGACGCGGGGCAGGTGCGCTTCGCCGGACGCGAGCTGTCGCTGAGCGACCCGGCGCTGCGCCGGCAGATGGGCATCATCTTCCAGCGCGGCAGCCTGGATGACCTGCTCACCGCGCGGGAGAACCTGATGCTCGGGGCCCGCCTGTACGGGCTGACGGGCGAGCGGGCCCGGGAGCGGGTGGAGTCGATGCTGGGACTCATCGGCCTGTTGGACCGGGGCGACGAGCGGGTGGGCACGTGGTCCGGAGGCATGCGCCGCCGGCTGGAGCTGGCGCGGGCGCTGGTGCACCAGCCGCGCGTGGTGCTGATGGACGAGCCCACGCAGGGCCTGGACGAGGCCGCCTTCCGCACCTTCTGGGCGCACCTGAAGCGGCTGCGCGACGCGGAGGGCCTGACGGTGCTGCTCACCACGCACCGGGCCGACGAGGCCGAGGTGTGCGACCGGCTGGCGGTGCTCGACGCGGGGAAGCTCGTGGCGTGTGACACGCCGGCCGCGCTGGCCGCGCGCATGGGCGGGGACATCCTCACCGTGGAGGCGCTCGAGCCGGAGACGCTGGCCCGGGAGGTCCGCGAGAAGCTGGGCGTGGACGCGAAGGTGGTGGAGGGGCGGGTGCAGGTGGAGGCCCAGCAAGGCCACGCGCTGGTGCCCCGGTTGGTGGAGTCCTTCCCGGCGGGGCGGATGTCGTCCGTCGCGCTGCGCCGCCCCACGTTGGCGGATGTGTTCCTGCAGCTCACCGGGCGCGCGCTGGGCGCCGACGTGCCGGCCGTGGAGGCCGCGCCGAGGAGACGCCGATGA